In Phacochoerus africanus isolate WHEZ1 chromosome 2, ROS_Pafr_v1, whole genome shotgun sequence, one DNA window encodes the following:
- the LOC125121099 gene encoding olfactory receptor 9G4-like: MEVGNHTILTEFILVGLSTDPKWRLILFGIFLVFYLLTLSGNMALVIVIYIDSYLHTPMYFFIGNLSFLDFWYTSVYTPKILASCVSEDKRMSLAGCGAQFFFSCAVTYTECYLLAAMAYDRHMAICNPLLYSSTMSSSLCTRLVAGSYIGGFLNAIAHTANTFRLSFCGKNIIDHYFCDVPPLVKMSCTDTHVYEKVLLGLVGFSVLSNVLAILISYFKILLALLRIRTASGRRKAFSTCASHLISAMLFYGSLLFTYSRPSSAYSLERDKLASLFYTVVNPLLNPLIYSVRNKDVKKAFWKTTHTIRLQR, from the coding sequence ATGGAAGTTGGAAATCATACCATCCTGACAGAATTCATCCTAGTGGGCCTCTCTACAGATCCCAAGTGGAGGTTGATACTGTTTGGAATATTTCTGGTGTTCTATTTGCTCACCTTATCAGGGAATATGGCCCTTGTTATCGTAATCTATATTGATTCTTACCTACATACacctatgtattttttcattggcAATCTGTCTTTCCTAGATTTCTGGTACACCTCTGTGTACACCCCCAAAATCCTGGCCAGTTGTGTCTCAGAAGATAAGCGCATGTCCCTGGCTGGATGTGGTgcccagtttttcttttcctgtgctgtaACCTACACTGAGTGCTATCTCCTAGcagccatggcctatgaccgccaCATGGCAATTTGCAACCCTTTACTTTATTCAAGTACCATGTCCAGTTCTCTCTGTACTAGACTTGTTGCTGGCTCCTACATAGGAGGGTTCTTGAATGCCATAGCCCATACTGCCAACACTTTTCGCCTGAGTTTTTGTGGCAAAAATATCATTGACCACTATTTCTGTGATGTTCCACCATTGGTAAAAATGTCTTGTACAGACACCCACGTTTATGAAAAGGTCCTCCTGGGTCTGGTGGGTTTCTCGGTCCTCTCCAATGTTCTTGCCATTCTGATCTCCTATTTCAAGATTCTTCTGGCTCTTCTGAGGATCCGCACAGCCTCAGGAAGACgcaaggccttctccacctgtgctTCACACCTCATCTCAGCGATGCTCTTCTATGGGTCCTTGCTCTTCACATATTCAAGGCCAAGTTCCGCCTATTCCCTGGAGAGAGACAAATTGGCATCTCTCTTCTACACTGTGGTCAACCCGTTGCTCAACCCTCTCATCTATAGTGTGAGAAATAAAGATGTCAAAAAGGCCTTCTGGAAAACAACTCACACCATAAGACTTCAGAGATGA